A genomic segment from bacterium encodes:
- the ubiE gene encoding bifunctional demethylmenaquinone methyltransferase/2-methoxy-6-polyprenyl-1,4-benzoquinol methylase UbiE: protein MSEPIKTGSPAVRKMFSSIAGRYDLLNRLFSLGIDVRWRRELASEIPEGGNSPILDIATGTADVAMTLEERCPGERLIVGTDFALPMLRIGAGKVYAGGSKRVRLTGGDAYALPFRENTFGAVTIAFGLRNLAHRVEGLREMARVLVPGGRVIILEFSPVDRPLLGPLFRFYFHRVMPFLGGMISGNPEAYRYLPESVDQFPDPIRLGQEMLEAGFTEVKCRALTLGIAYLHVGGK, encoded by the coding sequence ATGTCCGAACCTATAAAAACCGGTTCCCCCGCCGTCCGCAAAATGTTCTCGTCCATCGCGGGGCGGTACGACCTTTTAAACCGCCTTTTCAGCCTGGGCATCGATGTGCGGTGGCGGCGGGAACTTGCCTCCGAGATACCGGAAGGGGGAAACAGCCCTATCCTCGACATCGCCACCGGCACTGCCGACGTGGCCATGACTCTGGAAGAGAGGTGCCCCGGCGAGCGGCTCATCGTCGGAACCGATTTTGCTCTCCCCATGCTGCGAATCGGCGCGGGCAAAGTTTACGCCGGCGGGTCTAAGAGGGTCCGGCTTACGGGAGGAGACGCCTACGCCCTTCCCTTCAGGGAAAACACCTTTGGGGCCGTTACCATCGCCTTCGGGCTGCGGAACCTGGCTCACCGGGTTGAGGGGCTCAGGGAAATGGCCAGGGTCCTGGTTCCTGGAGGACGGGTGATCATCCTGGAATTTTCCCCCGTGGACAGGCCCCTGTTAGGCCCCCTTTTCCGTTTTTACTTTCACCGGGTCATGCCCTTTCTCGGGGGGATGATCTCAGGCAACCCTGAGGCCTACCGCTACCTTCCCGAATCCGTGGATCAATTTCCTGATCCGATCCGCCTCGGCCAGGAGATGTTGGAGGCGGGGTTCACGGAGGTTAAATGCAGGGCTCTGACTTTGGGGATCGCGTATCTGCATGTGGGGGGAAAATAG
- a CDS encoding TolC family protein, protein MFTVVSYKCRSASVLFTVCAIVILSLAPINGAYALDLGNLTLAQTMKISIVQNLYIEAESYTLASSRASVLYEQGKFDPTFNFSLSHSTVEDETPTSLAPTSEANFRGDMSLQLNSPYGTTYEFRLGTEWVTTDLEFVLDEPYYESEVAFILTRPLLRGYGEDIPTTGIRMARNNLEISRLQYDESVYTAVASAIEAYWELFFARADLDVARTSLELAQNLLKEVRNRIRAGKLASLEVFKAAYRQQDRGDTRPTTAGSRGDTLSGRFRTPGCSSG, encoded by the coding sequence GTGTTTACCGTTGTCTCGTACAAATGCAGGTCTGCAAGCGTACTATTTACGGTGTGTGCGATCGTTATCCTGTCACTTGCGCCCATCAACGGTGCATATGCCCTTGACCTGGGAAACCTCACCCTCGCGCAGACAATGAAAATTTCCATCGTGCAGAATCTTTATATTGAAGCTGAAAGTTACACTTTAGCCTCATCGCGGGCGTCGGTCCTCTATGAACAGGGCAAGTTCGATCCAACCTTCAACTTCTCCCTGAGCCATTCCACTGTTGAGGACGAGACACCTACAAGTCTGGCACCAACCAGCGAAGCAAATTTTCGGGGGGACATGAGTCTGCAACTCAACTCTCCCTACGGCACGACATACGAATTCAGGTTGGGGACGGAGTGGGTGACCACCGACCTGGAGTTCGTTCTTGATGAACCCTACTACGAGTCCGAGGTGGCCTTTATTCTGACCCGGCCGCTGCTCAGGGGATATGGAGAGGATATACCGACAACGGGCATTCGCATGGCCAGGAACAACCTGGAAATATCCAGGCTCCAATATGACGAATCGGTATATACAGCTGTGGCAAGCGCTATTGAGGCCTACTGGGAACTGTTCTTCGCCCGTGCGGACCTGGATGTTGCCAGAACATCGCTGGAGTTGGCCCAGAACCTCCTGAAGGAGGTTCGGAACAGGATCCGTGCGGGCAAGCTTGCCTCCCTGGAGGTTTTTAAAGCGGCGTATCGTCAGCAGGATCGAGGGGATACACGACCAACAACAGCCGGTTCTCGTGGGGACACGCTCAGTGGCCGCTTCCGAACACCTGGCTGCTCTTCTGGATGA
- a CDS encoding AzlC family ABC transporter permease → MRLPSIERIMIRRALADVVPIVIGYIPMGAAYAILARQAGMGLFPTVLMSLIVFAGASQFIAVGLLAGGATGVEVVATTLFVNLRHVLMSASLSPHYQAAPRGLLPFVAWGVTDETFAISIGRYLSGEADHRYGLTLHYTAYASWVSGTVAGALAGALIPPALQSSLEFSLYAMFVGLVVLQLTDRIQLAVAVTSAGMCSAFSTFMGGTWNIITAAIVGATIGLVLEIKLGKGPKDGVGQ, encoded by the coding sequence TTGAGATTACCATCTATCGAACGAATTATGATCCGCCGGGCCCTGGCCGATGTTGTCCCTATTGTCATCGGTTACATACCCATGGGAGCAGCCTACGCTATCCTCGCCCGTCAGGCGGGGATGGGGTTGTTTCCAACCGTCCTTATGTCCCTCATCGTTTTCGCCGGGGCGAGCCAGTTCATCGCTGTTGGTCTCCTCGCGGGAGGCGCCACAGGTGTTGAAGTTGTCGCCACCACACTTTTTGTAAACCTTCGCCATGTTCTCATGAGTGCGTCCCTTTCACCGCACTACCAGGCTGCACCGAGGGGTCTCCTTCCCTTTGTGGCGTGGGGTGTGACCGACGAGACCTTCGCCATTTCAATCGGGCGCTACCTTTCCGGCGAGGCGGACCACAGGTACGGTCTCACCCTTCACTATACGGCCTACGCCAGCTGGGTTTCCGGAACGGTCGCGGGAGCGCTTGCGGGGGCTCTTATCCCGCCGGCCCTCCAGAGCAGCCTGGAGTTTTCCCTTTATGCCATGTTCGTTGGCCTGGTGGTCCTCCAGCTTACCGACCGGATTCAGCTTGCGGTGGCAGTGACTTCTGCTGGAATGTGCAGTGCTTTTTCCACCTTCATGGGAGGGACGTGGAATATCATAACAGCGGCGATCGTCGGTGCAACCATTGGTTTGGTTCTGGAAATTAAGCTTGGTAAGGGACCTAAAGATGGAGTCGGGCAATGA
- a CDS encoding AzlD domain-containing protein, with protein sequence MDTQRLISIFLGMMFVTYIPRLLPLFALSQVRLPDLLMSWLSYLPAAILSALILPGALMRDGAIDAGISNPSLWALAASFVVAIWTRNLILTMVVGGVVIFLGQIVL encoded by the coding sequence ATGGATACCCAACGCCTCATATCCATTTTCCTCGGCATGATGTTTGTCACCTACATTCCACGACTCCTGCCCCTCTTTGCCCTTAGTCAGGTCAGGCTGCCAGACCTGCTCATGAGCTGGTTGTCCTATTTGCCCGCTGCCATCCTCTCTGCTCTAATTTTACCAGGCGCTCTGATGCGTGACGGTGCGATCGATGCCGGTATTAGCAACCCTTCCCTCTGGGCACTGGCTGCCAGTTTCGTGGTGGCCATCTGGACCAGGAACCTCATCCTGACCATGGTGGTGGGCGGTGTAGTGATATTTCTAGGTCAAATCGTTCTATGA